Proteins encoded within one genomic window of Pseudomonas cannabina:
- a CDS encoding helix-turn-helix domain-containing protein, whose product MQNFGARLIEERRKSALSQSDFAAMGGVRANAQANYEMGKRKPKLDYLAAIAKGGVDVLYVVTGQHVPMSSTGLNVREVEVIQDFRKLNDGDQRVVERISSSLPKHGPVPVRSALSHHVSESSSLI is encoded by the coding sequence ATGCAAAATTTTGGTGCAAGACTGATCGAAGAGCGTCGCAAAAGCGCTCTCAGTCAGAGCGACTTCGCAGCCATGGGCGGCGTCAGGGCTAATGCCCAGGCTAACTATGAAATGGGCAAGCGTAAACCCAAGCTTGACTACCTGGCCGCGATCGCCAAAGGCGGTGTGGATGTTCTTTATGTGGTGACGGGGCAGCACGTGCCCATGAGCTCGACTGGTCTGAATGTTCGTGAAGTCGAAGTGATTCAGGACTTCAGGAAGCTCAACGACGGCGATCAGCGCGTAGTGGAGCGCATATCCTCTTCGTTGCCCAAACATGGCCCGGTTCCGGTCCGGTCAGCGCTGAGTCATCACGTGTCCGAGAGCAGTTCTTTGATCTGA
- a CDS encoding 3-oxoacyl-ACP reductase family protein: MIEHLKLAGKVALVQGGSRGIGAAIVNRLAKEGAAVAFTYVSSEVSALEIQDSIVANGGRALAIRADSADEKAIRQAVQTTAETLGRLDILVNNAGVLAIAPLDAFSMQDFDRTLAINVRSVFIASQEAARHMEEGGRIINIGSTNADRMPFAGGATYAMSKSALIGLTKGMARDLGPQGITVNNVQPGPVDTDMNPAQGEFAESLKALMAIPRYGKSEEIASFVAYLAGPEAGYITGASLTIDGGFSA, from the coding sequence ATGATCGAACACCTCAAACTTGCTGGCAAAGTCGCTTTGGTGCAAGGCGGCTCACGCGGCATTGGTGCGGCCATCGTCAACCGCCTGGCCAAAGAAGGCGCGGCGGTAGCCTTTACCTACGTCAGCTCCGAAGTCAGTGCACTGGAAATTCAGGACAGCATCGTCGCCAACGGCGGGCGGGCACTGGCCATTCGTGCAGACAGTGCGGATGAAAAAGCCATCCGCCAGGCCGTGCAGACCACCGCTGAAACACTCGGCAGGCTGGATATTCTGGTCAACAACGCTGGCGTGCTGGCCATTGCTCCACTCGACGCGTTCAGCATGCAGGACTTCGACAGAACCCTGGCCATCAACGTGCGCAGCGTATTCATCGCCAGCCAGGAAGCCGCGCGGCATATGGAAGAAGGCGGTCGCATCATCAACATCGGCAGCACCAACGCTGACCGCATGCCGTTTGCGGGTGGCGCGACTTACGCCATGAGCAAGTCGGCACTGATCGGCCTCACCAAAGGCATGGCCCGCGACCTCGGCCCACAGGGCATCACCGTCAACAACGTCCAGCCCGGCCCGGTCGACACCGACATGAACCCGGCACAGGGCGAATTCGCCGAAAGCCTGAAGGCGCTGATGGCCATCCCCCGCTACGGCAAAAGCGAAGAAATCGCCAGCTTCGTCGCCTACCTCGCAGGCCCGGAAGCGGGCTATATCACCGGCGCCAGCCTGACCATCGACGGCGGCTTCAGCGCCTGA
- a CDS encoding cysteine hydrolase family protein, whose product MDMQNNSALILIDMQQGINHPKLGRRNNPQAEANISALLDAWRQSGRPVIHVRHFSTSPESVFWPEQSGVEYQPAFVPHADERELSKQVPDAFCGSFLEMWLRSDGIRQIVIVGVVTNNSIESTARSGGNLGFEVVVAHDACFTFDQTDFFGTPRSTEDVHAMSLANLHGEYATVLSTAQVLQYAAAQ is encoded by the coding sequence ATGGATATGCAAAACAACAGCGCGTTGATCCTGATCGACATGCAACAGGGCATCAATCATCCCAAATTGGGGCGGCGTAACAATCCGCAAGCCGAGGCCAACATAAGCGCGCTGCTGGACGCCTGGCGGCAGTCCGGGCGTCCGGTGATTCACGTGCGGCATTTTTCCACGTCACCGGAATCGGTGTTCTGGCCTGAGCAGTCGGGTGTGGAGTATCAACCGGCGTTCGTGCCGCACGCCGATGAGCGGGAGCTGAGCAAGCAGGTGCCTGACGCGTTTTGCGGATCGTTTCTGGAAATGTGGCTGCGGTCCGACGGGATCAGGCAGATAGTGATTGTCGGCGTGGTGACCAACAACTCAATCGAGTCGACCGCGCGTAGTGGCGGCAATCTAGGCTTTGAGGTGGTAGTGGCGCATGACGCCTGCTTTACCTTCGATCAAACGGATTTCTTTGGCACGCCGCGCAGTACCGAAGACGTGCATGCCATGTCGCTGGCCAATCTGCACGGTGAATACGCCACGGTATTGTCCACCGCGCAGGTTCTCCAATACGCTGCCGCCCAATAA